From one Plasmodium knowlesi strain H genome assembly, chromosome: 11 genomic stretch:
- a CDS encoding 26S proteasome regulatory subunit RPN11, putative — protein sequence MAGIPSSLRELFYSFSDGNGMNNEALADTSEQVYISPLALLKILKHGRAGVPMEVMGLMLGEIVDEYTIRIVDVFAMPQSGNSVSVEAVDPVYQTNMLEELKKTGRHEMVVGWYHSHPGFGCWLSGTDVNTQKSFEQLNPRTIGVVVDPIQSVKGKVVIDCFRLINPHMLMLGQEPRQTTSNIGYLTKPTLTALVHGLNRNYYSIVINYRKNELEKNMLLNLHKDVWGNPLKLIDFNEQKKNTDENLDSIKKLTALYNKNLRGEMNKTNQEIILENIGKIDAKKRIQNCVETLLNDSILTCIGTMANTLFF from the exons ATGGCGGgaattccttcctccctGCGAGAActattttattccttctcagACGGAAATGGAATGAACAATGAAGCGTTGGCTGATACCAGCGAGCAGGTCTACATCTCCCCTCTCGCCCTGCTCAAGATTTTGAAACATGGACGG GCAGGGGTGCCCATGGAAGTGATGGGGTTGATGCTAGGCGAAATAGTAGACGAGTACACCATCCGAATTGTAGATGTGTTTGCCATGCCACAGTCAGGTAATAGTGTTAGTGTAGAAGCAGTGGATCCCGTGTACCAAACGAACATGTtagaggaattaaaaaaaacgggaAGACACGAAATGGTTGTTGGATGGTACCACTCGCATCCTGGCTTTGGGTGTTGGTTATCCGGAACAGATgtaaacacacaaaaaagctTTGAACAATTAAATCCAAGGACAATTGGAGTTGTTGTAGATCCAATACAATCTGTCAAAGGAAAAGTTGTCATCGATTGCTTTCGATTAATAAATCCACACATGCTCATGCTAGGACAAGAACCCAGACAGACTACATCAAATATTGGCTATCTCACCAAACCTACCCTAACTGCACTTGTACATGGCTTAAACAGAAACTACTACTCCATAGTTATCAATTATAGAAAAAacgaattggaaaaaaatatgctccTAAATTTACACAAAGATGTATGGGGAAACCCCTTAAAGCTAATTGATtttaatgaacaaaaaaaaaatacagacgAAAATCTGGATAGCATTAAAAAACTAACTGCTCTGTACAACAAAAATTTAAGAggagaaatgaacaaaaccAATCAGGAAATTATTCTGGAGAATATTGGAAAGATCGATGCCAAGAAGAGAATACAAAACTGCGTGGAAACCTTACTCAATGATTCTATTCTCACATGCATCG GAACCATGGCAAACACTCTGTTCTTTTAA
- a CDS encoding ribosomal protein L1, putative, producing the protein MKTKTKKKEILEKKKKENKKFLRFVKTNQKYEKFQKAILNAKGSQINHNNKKGTQKIKIKTKENMPIHVKTFENIIEPSTFSKAYDFIFDKVVNDHVKNLLYDTHMLYCNFDLSTIYNVGKAYNFPINLIHPYYMDVIIFVSDESEKWRNMVIENKIKRVKKVITYDKFEGVYYKEDMLKEQINKYDLFIFDASIRTKKYSHLISRIKKNNKNFTTLQLDEETFVDSVDKVIRRTYTDLNKGSTHSVPIGYLSLGKDKLFDNIRETTKGMLQFYEQKKMSVVSINLRYVNMTIPVYIHVLKDGIATEY; encoded by the exons ATGAAGACCAAGaccaaaaagaaagaaatactggagaagaaaaaaaaggagaacaagAAATTCCTAAGGTTTGTAAAGACGAaccaaaaatatgaaaagttccagaaagcAATATTAAATGCAAAGGGATCCCAAATCAAccataataataaaaagggaacacaaaaaataaaaataaagaccAAAGAAAATATGCCCATTCATGTCAAGACATTTGAAAATATCATTGAACCGAGCACATTCTCTAAAGCATATGATTTTATATTTGACAAGGTAGTGAATGACCATGTGAAAAATCTCCTCTACGATACGCACATGTTGTACTGCAATTTTGATTTATCCACCATATACAACGTAGGAAAGGCCTATAATTTCCCGAT CAATTTAATTCATCCCTACTACATGGATGTGATTATCTTCGTGAGCGATGAAAGCGAGAAATGGAGAAACATGGttatagaaaataaaataaagagggTAAAAAAG GTTATTACGTATGACAAATTCGAAGGCGTCTACTACAAAGAAGATATGCTAAAGGAGCAGATAAATAAATAcgacttgttcatttttgatGCTAGCATACGCACGAAGAAATATTCCCACCTCATTTCCAGGATTAAGAAAAACAACAA AAACTTCACAACGTTGCAATTAGACGAAGAAACATTTGTGGACAGTGTAGACAAGGTTATAAGAAGGACCTATACCGACCTGAATAAAGGATCAACACA CTCTGTCCCCATCGGGTATCTTAGCCTAGGAAAGGATAAGCTCTTTGATAACATACGGga GACGACCAAAGGAATGCTCCAgttttatgaacaaaaaaaaatgtcagtGGTGTCCATCAACTTAAGGTACGTAAACATGACAATCCCCGTGTACATACACGTCTTAAAGGATGGTATCGCAACAGAGTACTAA
- a CDS encoding ABC transporter E family member 1, putative, whose product MKKKNKEDLYKENKLEASKLRIAIVSTDKCKPKKCHLECKKNCPIVKTGKFCIEVEHASKIAYISETLCIGCGICVKKCPFAAITIINLPKDINKDVVHRYGPNTFKLHRLPVPKLGQILGLVGTNGIGKSTALKILSSKLKPNLGKFSNPPEWRDILSFFRGNELQIFFTKLLEEQLTPIIKPQNVDLIPKQIKGNILEIINKKDKLNRKDQYMSALELDHLLDRNVEDLSGGELQRFALLLSIIGQTTNVYMFDEPSSYLDIKQRISMAKIIHSLVRHDNYIIVVEHDLSILDYLSDYVCCLWGKAGAYGVVTSPFSVREGINVFLDGFVPTDNLRIREESLNFKLATDQDVTDEDKKRLHFYNYPTIKKTLNSFTLTIDKGIFSESEIFVLLGQNGSGKSTFIRLFAGLIKPDNVESLSFLESLSVSYKPQQIQAKYTGTVRQLLMSKLKGLYTDPYFNNEIIKPLKIEGILDNQVLTLSGGELQKVAIIITLAKNTNIYLIDEPSAYLDSEQRIIVSKIIKRFILNTNKTAFVVEHDFIMATYLADHVIVFDGQAGVNTIANTPQTLVAGMNKFLKIIDVTFRRDPTNYRPRINKYDSVKDKEQKLNGTYFIIDE is encoded by the exons atgaagaagaagaataaggAGGACCTGTACAAGGAGAACAAATTGGAGGCATCGAAATTGAGGATCGCCATCGTCAGCACAGATAAGTGCAAACCAAAGAAGTGTCATCTGGAATGCAAGAAAAATTGTCCAATAGTTAAAACGGGAAAATTCTGCATAGAAGTAGAGCACGCCTCGAAGATAGCATACATAAGTGAAACCCTCTGCATTGGCTGCGGTATATGTGTGAAGAAGTGCCCTTTCGCCGCCATAACAATTATCAACCTACCAAAGGATATAAACAAAGATGTCGTCCATAGATATGGACCGAACACCTTTAAACTTCATAGATTACCTGTACCAAAGTTAGGGCAAATATTAGGTCTTGTGGGAACAAATGGAATAGGAAAATCAACAGCCctaaaaattttatcctcTAAATTGAAGCCGAATTTAGGGAAATTTAGTAATCCTCCAGAATGGAGAGACATCTTATCCTTCTTCCGTGGAAATGAGctgcaaatattttttacaaaattattgGAAGAGCAACTTACGCCAATTATAAAACCACAAAATGTAGATTTAATTccaaaacaaattaaagggAATATCttagaaataataaataagaaGGATAAATTGAATAGAAAAGATCAATATATGAGTGCACTGGAGTTAGATCACTTACTAGATCGAAACGTAGAAGATTTAAGTGGAGGAGAGTTGCAAAGATTTGCCCTACTGTTATCCATCATTGGACAAACAACAAATGTATACATGTTCGATGAACCGAGTAGTTACCTTGATATAAAACAACGTATATCGATGGCTAAAATTATTCACAGCTTAGTTAGACATGATAATTATATCATCGTTGTAGAACACgatctttccattttggatTACCTAAGTGATTATGTATGTTGCCTTTGGGGAAAGGCAGGGGCATACGGAGTGGTcacttctcccttttctgtTCGAGAAGGTATTAATGTCTTCCTCGATGGATTCGTTCCAACTGATAATCTACGAATAAGAGAAGAATCGCTAAATTTTAAGCTAGCCACAGATCAAGACGTAACagatgaagataaaaaaaggctccatttttataattaccCAACTATTAAAAAAACGCTAAATAGTTTCACCTTAACAATTGATAAAGGAATTTTCTCCGAATCAGAAATATTTGTTCTATTGggacaaaatggaagtggaaaaagtaCATTCATACGCCTCTTTGCTGGACTCATCAAACCAGATAATGTAGAAAGTCTCAGTTTCCTTGAATCCCTTAGCGTTTCCTACAAACCACAGCAAATACAGGCAAAGTATACAGGCACGGTTAGACAACTCCTCATGTCCAAATTAAAAGGGTTATACACAGATCCTTATTTTAATAATGAAATAATTAAGCCTCTAAAAATTGAAGGCATTCTCGATAATCAAGTATTGACCCTATCAGGAGGAGAGTTACAGAAAGTTGCCATTATCATAACGCTCGCGAAAAATACCAACATCTACCTCATCGATGAACCCTCTGCCTATTTAGATTCCGAACAAAGAATTATTGTCTCCAAAATTATTAAGCGATTCATTCTTAATACAAACAAAACTGCCTTTGTAGTGGAGCATGATTTTATTATGGCTACCTACTTGGCCGATCACGTCATAGTCTTCGATGGTCAGGCTGGAGTCAATACCATCGCCAATACACCACAAACCCTTGTAGCAGGTATGAATAAGTTTCTTAAAATTATTGATGTTACATTTAGGAGAGACCCCACCAACTATCGACCCAGGATAAACAAGTATGACAGTGTCAAGGACAAGGAGCAGAAGCTCAACG GTACCTACTTCATCATCGACGAGtaa
- a CDS encoding heptatricopeptide repeat-containing protein, putative translates to MRRVTILTNFGRKKRRYTFPREEKNAFVLYKSERGVATTHAAITSTNTNGNNVKTKLEKRDDDIILQKSTCSAIPSPLSDYYQYNTSDLIKVLNVYIKSKSDNIELLRSVSTNLLLNKEKLRYGEIVTLLKQFSMIKCKNYFLFCYFKDVLSENIHLITCDDLVDIYFSFTNLNYFHHNFFFLIEKRIFHNFHLLNLKKIVCLIQCFNKKKIISKNYLTILLYSISKNINEFDTFQLSVLFVFFKNFNINNSILINSLIHNFNQHVNLGSESKQLAIFYNFLSYVGKKCHRNYHYFAKEKELIGLIKNFALRYEEQWEGGPNGPGRAMGREDPTGVYGDTVTDSVGEVVAVSNGDASTHAGGIIQRRLSILENNFLTESDELQTLREHTNALKKNSYNVNVVYSIKNALKNVETITRKKLKSMPIESLCLISSSIGNIDKNKFLLEKVAEEVGKQSTKLTPLLVSFLMLSFSKASHKHGSLIYYSLQFFYKYHSFFSVNEVGLLCKALHNFSLKENEFLDVLNGLMLNVLSEGSSGDNLVDSNPRGDHFNYNADDGSSSGKQVEKLFFQIEKSIDKSIEQMNYEDQFTNLRSVHMEEEGKSTKDEKERVGDRENKRMYSDFVNFSFIDYENIKRNNYYPNNLYNIKMSNKIYINNVIYILEYYAFNLVNIPDILDRFCDFFLKRNINYILYSRIFYAFYLLQYRGSKVYQMIDKFNECQPLYQVMYKERHMEKLLGSLIYFYENKTEENKMENIYFYVLSKSYFSFIFNFSKYILTFLFIKNSNYVLHKFLVHIGEISLERDDCIYLHKPNRLY, encoded by the coding sequence atgcgtaggGTTACCATTTTAACCAATTTTGgacgcaaaaaaagaaggtataCATTTccaagggaggaaaaaaacgcattCGTGCTTTACAAAAGCGAAAGAGGTGTAGCCACAACCCATGCTGCGATAACAAGTACAAATACAAATGGCAATAATGTAAAGacaaaattagaaaaaagagaTGATGAtataattttacaaaaatccACATGCTCAGCCATCCCGTCCCCATTAAGTGATTACTACCAGTACAACACAAGTGATCTCATCAAAGTTTtaaatgtatacataaaGTCCAAGAGTGATAATATTGAATTGTTGAGAAGTGTTTCGACAAATTTGTTGctgaataaggaaaaattaagatATGGGGAGATAGTCACATTGTTAAAACAATTTTCCATgataaaatgcaaaaattattttttattttgctattTTAAAGATGTCCTGAGCGAAAATATCCATTTAATTACGTGTGATGATTTAGTGGACATatatttctccttcacaaatttgaattattttcatcataatttttttttcctaattgAGAAGAGAATATTTCACAATTTCCatcttttaaatttaaaaaaaatagtttgtTTGATACAATGCtttaacaagaaaaaaattatctccaaaaattatttaaccaTATTACTTTATAGCatatcaaaaaatataaatgagtTCGACACATTTCAGCTTTCtgtccttttcgttttttttaaaaattttaacataaaTAATAGCATCCTCATAAATTCATTAATTCATAATTTTAATCAACATGTAAATCTCGGCTCTGAGTCCAagcagctagccattttttacaattttttgtcTTACGTTGGTAAGAAGTGCCATAGGAATTATCACTACTTtgcaaaggagaaggaactcATCGGCTTGATAAAGAATTTCGCTTTACGCTATGAGGAACAGTGGGAGGGGGGCCCAAATGGGCCAGGTAGAGCCATGGGAAGAGAGGATCCCACAGGGGTATACGGGGACACAGTCACCGACTCGGTAGGCGAGGTGGTTGCCGTTTCCAATGGGGATGCATCCACCCACGCAGGAGGAATCATACAAAGAAGGTtgtccattttggaaaataatttcctcacAGAAAGTGATGAACTGCAAACCCTCAGGGAGCATACGAACGCCCTAAAGAAAAATTCGTACAACGTTAATGTGGTGTACTCCATTAAGAATGCTTTAAAGAATGTGGAAACGATaacgaggaaaaaattgaagagcaTGCCCATTGAGTCCTTATGCTTGATATCCTCTTCCATAGGAAACatagataaaaataaattcctcTTGGAAAAAGTCGCAGAGGAAGTTGGTAAACAGTCGACCAAATTGACTCCCCTGCTGGTGAGTTTTTTGATGCTATCCTTTAGCAAAGCAAGTCACAAACATGGGAGTCTAATTTACTATtcgttgcaatttttttataaatatcaCAGTTTTTTTAGTGTCAATGAAGTGGGATTGCTTTGTAAGGCTCTGCACAACTTTTCTCTTAAGGAGAACGAATTTTTGGATGTACTGAATGGGCTTATGTTGAACGTGCTGAGTGAAGGAAGTAGTGGGGACAACCTCGTTGATAGCAATCCGCGTGGAGACCACTTCAATTACAATGCGGACGATGGTAGTTCGTCTGGAAAACAGGTGGAGAAACTCTTTTTCCAAATCGAGAAGAGCATTGATAAGAGCATTGAGCAGATGAACTACGAAGATCAATTCACCAATTTGAGGAGCGTCCAtatggaggaagaaggtAAGAGTACCAAggacgaaaaggaaagggtaGGTGACcgtgaaaataaaaggatgTACAGTGATTTTGTAAACTTTAGCTTCATTgattatgaaaatataaaaaggaacaattaTTATCCAAACAATTTGTACAACATAAAAATGAGCAATAAGATTTATATAAATAACGTTATATACATTTTGGAATACTATGCTTTCAACCTGGTGAATATTCCCGATATTTTGGACCGTttctgtgatttttttttaaaaagaaacataaatTATATCCTCTACTCGAGAATATTTTACGCTTTTTATCTGCTACAGTATAGAGGGAGTAAGGTCTACCAAATGATTGACAAATTTAATGAGTGCCAACCCCTGTATCAAGTGATGTACAAGGAGAGGCACATGGAGAAGCTGTTGGGGTcgctaatttatttttatgaaaacaaaacggaagagaataaaatggagaacatTTACTTTTACGTTTTGTCCAAGAGCtacttttcattcatttttaatttttcaaaatatattttaacatttttgtttattaaaaatagtaATTATGTACTACACAAATTTCTGGTTCATATAGGAGAAATATCGTTGGAAAGGGACGACTGCATTTATCTGCACAAACCAAACAGATTGTATTGA
- a CDS encoding mitochondrial import inner membrane translocase subunit TIM9, putative produces MEKSLDLSSFNKSDREKIMKKINKAEYEDTMSTYNSIVERCFNECITSFRSKELDSNENNCILNCVKKFSVFSQRIGMKFTQNLNNEMQKKA; encoded by the coding sequence atggagaagtcACTCGATTTAAGCAGCTTTAACAAAAGCGATAGggagaaaattatgaaaaagatAAACAAAGCGGAATATGAAGATACCATGAGCACATATAACTCCATTGTGGAAAGATGCTTTAATGAGTGTATCACATCATTTAGGTCCAAAGAACTTGATAGCAATGAAAACAACTGCATTTTAAATTGCGTCAAAAagttttccgttttttcgcAGAGAATTGGCATGAAATTCACACAAAATTTGAACAacgaaatgcaaaaaaaggcataa